A region of Dioscorea cayenensis subsp. rotundata cultivar TDr96_F1 chromosome 5, TDr96_F1_v2_PseudoChromosome.rev07_lg8_w22 25.fasta, whole genome shotgun sequence DNA encodes the following proteins:
- the LOC120260327 gene encoding uncharacterized protein LOC120260327 isoform X6, with protein sequence MSMNSDTQLDFAVFQLSPRRSRCELFISSDGKMEKIASGFFKPFASHLRVSEEQALQSIKLEVEKQRNAVHWFNKGTLERFVRFVSTPELLELANTFDAEMSQLEVARKIYSQGSGDQLTQTLGENEATTTATSDTTKKELLRAIDVRLAAVKQDLTMALARVSAAGFTLDNICELSSFAEHFSAHRLNEACKKLISLCQRRPELICNQHWPPSWKDWDDGNVRSSSGSDMSIDEPEAGVDIQIKQSHKPKNTRIPLEPTQQAAADPTPMFQGPQFVQQCLKQGEADKTVKVPPSNSAEPDRLAGGGPSKRLSVLDRINLFESKQKELSSTPNSSSSGPSSRNRVAVGKVELRRLSSDVSAEKSVLRRWSGASDMSIDLNNNNSSERKGTGSATGTSSSSINSQSQCDSEFQVKASGELKDTATTESSSGSQENEVGTSSSSSRMLQFVSLPRDRDQVVFKEQASDNAWMKQGGGKEQGDTKPQFGTSLGKADHDGLNDQIDASFQPKSLVNPVESVDLKHQATTILLEQGGKTEQEASQIPSKAISSATGHVGNEVPEGFSSLPKYFGTDPSGFRRREQSASVTLLKVSPRTKEVSRKSKEQPDSQIQMRTSLSSAERITLKIDPVNSQSHWKTFPSKLEQTTKKEASTSGAQLGAFPVEGDSGLQGIMLCRQTSFPDPSRTHGSRIARKSSRGNDNLVSSRTETNQSLDDFDPPSTISVEQIQAMRPSKGNYELNDELQVKADELEKLFAAHKLRTHGDQLGSSRRGKPADVPTVAEKQKMDPLADQLIDKNKVIENTSNGGEMEFDANLLLNMVDNLASINSMNQKFGGLSPSVDYRGKFYEKYMKKRDAKLREEWGLKKAQKEAKMKAMHDSLELSQAEMRAKFAVGSRQDLTLAHLRAEKLRSFCNRSNVKNKDQVGHK encoded by the exons ATGTCAATGAATTCGGACACGCAGTTGGATTTTGCTGTGTTTCAACTATCTCCCAGACGCTCGCG GTGTGAATTGTTTATTTCAAGTGAtggaaagatggagaagattGCCTCTGGATTTTTCAAGCCATTTGCTAGCCATTTGAGAGTCTCAGAAGAGCAAGCACTGCAGTCAATCAAGCTTGAGGTTGAGAAGCAACGAAATGCAGTACATTGGTTCAATAAAGGAACTCTTGAAAG GTTTGTTCGATTTGTTAGTACTCCGGAGTTATTGGAGTTGGCCAATACATTTGATGCTGAGATGTCACAGTTGGAAGTAGCCAGGAAAATATACTCTCAG GGGAGTGGAGATCAGCTTACGCAGACATTGG GCGAAAATGAAGCAACCACTACAGCAACTTCGGATACTACAAA GAAGGAGCTTCTCCGAGCCATTGATGTGCGACTGGCTGCTGTCAAGCAGGACTTAACAATGGCCCTTGCTCGGGTATCAGCTGCTGGTTTCACGCTTGACAATATTTGTGAACTATCTTCCTTTGCAGAGCATTTCAGTGCACATCGCTTGAA TGAGGCATGCAAAAAGTTAATTTCCTTGTGCCAACGAAGGCCTGAGCTTATATGCAATCAGCATTGGCCTCCATCATGGAAGGATTGGGATGATGGGAATGTCCGTTCCTCTTCTGGCTCCGACATGTCAATTGATGAGCCTGAGGCTGGAGTAGACATCCAAATCAAACAATCACATAAGCCAAAGAACACCAGGATTCCATTGGAACCAACACAACAAGCTGCAGCTGACCCTACTCCTATGTTTCAAGGACCCCAATTTGTCCAGCAATGTCTTAAGCAAGGTGAAGCAGACAAAACAGTGAAGGTTCCACCTTCAAATTCTGCTGAGCCTGATCGGCTGGCTGGTGGCGGTCCATCAAAACGGCTTAGTGTGCTGGACCGTATCAACCTTTTTGAAAGTAAGCAGAAAGAACTATCATCAACTCCTAATAGTTCAAGCAGCGGACCAAGTAGCAGAAATCGGGTGGCAGTGGGGAAGGTGGAACTGAGGAGGCTCTCATCTGATGTGTCTGCGGAGAAGTCAGTGTTAAGGAGATGGAGTGGCGCTAGTGACATGAGCATTGACCTTAACAATAATAACAGCAGTGAGAGGAAGGGTACTGGCAGCGCTACAGGGACTTCCTCTTCATCTATCAATTCTCAGTCTCAATGTGATAGCGAATTTCAAGTGAAAGCATCTGGTGAGTTGAAGGACACTGCAACAACAGAGTCTTCCTCTGGTTCCCAAGAGAATGAAGTAGGCACTTCATCCTCTTCGTCACGAATGCTTCAATTTGTCTCTCTTCCTAGGGATAGAGATCAAGTCGTATTCAAGGAGCAGGCTAGCGACAATGCTTGGATGAAGCAAGGTGGGGGGAAGGAACAGGGAGATACAAAGCCCCAGTTTGGTACTTCTTTGGGCAAAGCAGACCATGATGGACTTAATGATCAAATTGATGCTTCATTTCAACCAAAATCTTTGGTGAACCCAGTGGAGAGTGTTGACCTGAAGCATCAGGCAACTACTATTTTACTGGAGCAAGGTGGGAAGACAGAGCAAGAAGCCTCACAGATTCCATCCAAAGCCATTTCATCTGCCACAGGGCATGTTGGAAATGAAGTACCTGAAGGTTTCAGTTCCCTACCAAAATATTTTGGTACCGATCCCAGTGGCTTCAGAAGGAGGGAGCAATCAGCCTCGGTGACCCTACTGAAAGTATCCCCACGAACAAAGGAAGTCAGCCGAAAATCAAAAGAGCAACCAGATTCTCAGATTCAAATGCGCACTTCCTTGAGTAGTGCAGAAAGAATTACCTTGAAGATTGATCCAGTTAATTCTCAATCTCATTGGAAAACTTTTCCTTCGAAATTGGAGCAAACAACTAAGAAAGAGGCTTCTACTTCTGGGGCACAATTGGGGGCATTCCCAGTTGAAGGAGATTCTGGTCTTCAAGGAATAATGCTATGTAGGCAAACATCTTTTCCTGATCCAAGTAGGACCCATGGAAGCAGAATTGCAAGAAAATCCTCACGAGGAAATGACAATCTGGTTTCCTCAAGGACAGAGACTAATCAAAGCCTGGATGATTTTGACCCACCTTCTACTATTTCTGTTGAACAGATCCAGGCAATGAGACCATCAAAAGGAAATTATGAACTAAATGATGAGCTACAAGTGAAAGCTGACGAGTTGGAAAAACTTTTTGCTGCTCATAAGCTCAGGACCCATGGTGATCAGTTGGGTTCCTCTAGGAGAGGCAAGCCAGCTGATGTGCCTACGGTTGCTGAAAAGCAAAAAATGGATCCTCTTGCTGACCAATTGATAGACAAGAATAAAGTGATAGAAAACACAAGCAATGGAGGGGAAATGGAATTTGATGCCAATTTGCTGTTGAACATGGTAGATAATCTGGCTAGCATTAACAGTATGAATCAGAAGTTTGGTGGTCTCAGTCCATCAGTTGACTACAGAGGAAAATTTTACgagaaatatatgaaaaagagGGATGCAAAGCTGAGGGAAGAGTGGGGATTAAAAAAAgctcaaaaggaagcaaagatgaaGGCAATGCATGATAGCCTAGAACTTAGTCAAGCTGAAATGAGAGCCAAATTTGCAGTGGGCAGCAGACAGGATCTAACTCTTGCACATCTCCGTGCAGAGAAGCTGAGGTCATTTTGCAACCGTTCAAATGTGAAAAACAAAGATCAG GTTGGACACAAATAG
- the LOC120260327 gene encoding uncharacterized protein LOC120260327 isoform X2, translated as MSMNSDTQLDFAVFQLSPRRSRCELFISSDGKMEKIASGFFKPFASHLRVSEEQALQSIKLEVEKQRNAVHWFNKGTLERFVRFVSTPELLELANTFDAEMSQLEVARKIYSQGSGDQLTQTLGENEATTTATSDTTKKELLRAIDVRLAAVKQDLTMALARVSAAGFTLDNICELSSFAEHFSAHRLNEACKKLISLCQRRPELICNQHWPPSWKDWDDGNVRSSSGSDMSIDEPEAGVDIQIKQSHKPKNTRIPLEPTQQAAADPTPMFQGPQFVQQCLKQGEADKTVKVPPSNSAEPDRLAGGGPSKRLSVLDRINLFESKQKELSSTPNSSSSGPSSRNRVAVGKVELRRLSSDVSAEKSVLRRWSGASDMSIDLNNNNSSERKGTGSATGTSSSSINSQSQCDSEFQVKASGELKDTATTESSSGSQENEVGTSSSSSRMLQFVSLPRDRDQVVFKEQASDNAWMKQGGGKEQGDTKPQFGTSLGKADHDGLNDQIDASFQPKSLVNPVESVDLKHQATTILLEQGGKTEQEASQIPSKAISSATGHVGNEVPEGFSSLPKYFGTDPSGFRRREQSASVTLLKVSPRTKEVSRKSKEQPDSQIQMRTSLSSAERITLKIDPVNSQSHWKTFPSKLEQTTKKEASTSGAQLGAFPVEGDSGLQGIMLCRQTSFPDPSRTHGSRIARKSSRGNDNLVSSRTETNQSLDDFDPPSTISVEQIQAMRPSKGNYELNDELQVKADELEKLFAAHKLRTHGDQLGSSRRGKPADVPTVAEKQKMDPLADQLIDKNKVIENTSNGGEMEFDANLLLNMVDNLASINSMNQKFGGLSPSVDYRGKFYEKYMKKRDAKLREEWGLKKAQKEAKMKAMHDSLELSQAEMRAKFAVGSRQDLTLAHLRAEKLRSFCNRSNVKNKDQIVGSCWGKDEINSQDMAEHKLYGDGSSVNLHPEKLSSHKALSSMTSQTSVAQFSSSSIKHAYSDSIGKRTKSENLLAQSVPNLSNVRKENTKPFAGVINANNHVKFTNAQNIGMNEETKYVKDERPHTALKKISVIPSELQNFFTVVNQKHFFGRVVE; from the exons ATGTCAATGAATTCGGACACGCAGTTGGATTTTGCTGTGTTTCAACTATCTCCCAGACGCTCGCG GTGTGAATTGTTTATTTCAAGTGAtggaaagatggagaagattGCCTCTGGATTTTTCAAGCCATTTGCTAGCCATTTGAGAGTCTCAGAAGAGCAAGCACTGCAGTCAATCAAGCTTGAGGTTGAGAAGCAACGAAATGCAGTACATTGGTTCAATAAAGGAACTCTTGAAAG GTTTGTTCGATTTGTTAGTACTCCGGAGTTATTGGAGTTGGCCAATACATTTGATGCTGAGATGTCACAGTTGGAAGTAGCCAGGAAAATATACTCTCAG GGGAGTGGAGATCAGCTTACGCAGACATTGG GCGAAAATGAAGCAACCACTACAGCAACTTCGGATACTACAAA GAAGGAGCTTCTCCGAGCCATTGATGTGCGACTGGCTGCTGTCAAGCAGGACTTAACAATGGCCCTTGCTCGGGTATCAGCTGCTGGTTTCACGCTTGACAATATTTGTGAACTATCTTCCTTTGCAGAGCATTTCAGTGCACATCGCTTGAA TGAGGCATGCAAAAAGTTAATTTCCTTGTGCCAACGAAGGCCTGAGCTTATATGCAATCAGCATTGGCCTCCATCATGGAAGGATTGGGATGATGGGAATGTCCGTTCCTCTTCTGGCTCCGACATGTCAATTGATGAGCCTGAGGCTGGAGTAGACATCCAAATCAAACAATCACATAAGCCAAAGAACACCAGGATTCCATTGGAACCAACACAACAAGCTGCAGCTGACCCTACTCCTATGTTTCAAGGACCCCAATTTGTCCAGCAATGTCTTAAGCAAGGTGAAGCAGACAAAACAGTGAAGGTTCCACCTTCAAATTCTGCTGAGCCTGATCGGCTGGCTGGTGGCGGTCCATCAAAACGGCTTAGTGTGCTGGACCGTATCAACCTTTTTGAAAGTAAGCAGAAAGAACTATCATCAACTCCTAATAGTTCAAGCAGCGGACCAAGTAGCAGAAATCGGGTGGCAGTGGGGAAGGTGGAACTGAGGAGGCTCTCATCTGATGTGTCTGCGGAGAAGTCAGTGTTAAGGAGATGGAGTGGCGCTAGTGACATGAGCATTGACCTTAACAATAATAACAGCAGTGAGAGGAAGGGTACTGGCAGCGCTACAGGGACTTCCTCTTCATCTATCAATTCTCAGTCTCAATGTGATAGCGAATTTCAAGTGAAAGCATCTGGTGAGTTGAAGGACACTGCAACAACAGAGTCTTCCTCTGGTTCCCAAGAGAATGAAGTAGGCACTTCATCCTCTTCGTCACGAATGCTTCAATTTGTCTCTCTTCCTAGGGATAGAGATCAAGTCGTATTCAAGGAGCAGGCTAGCGACAATGCTTGGATGAAGCAAGGTGGGGGGAAGGAACAGGGAGATACAAAGCCCCAGTTTGGTACTTCTTTGGGCAAAGCAGACCATGATGGACTTAATGATCAAATTGATGCTTCATTTCAACCAAAATCTTTGGTGAACCCAGTGGAGAGTGTTGACCTGAAGCATCAGGCAACTACTATTTTACTGGAGCAAGGTGGGAAGACAGAGCAAGAAGCCTCACAGATTCCATCCAAAGCCATTTCATCTGCCACAGGGCATGTTGGAAATGAAGTACCTGAAGGTTTCAGTTCCCTACCAAAATATTTTGGTACCGATCCCAGTGGCTTCAGAAGGAGGGAGCAATCAGCCTCGGTGACCCTACTGAAAGTATCCCCACGAACAAAGGAAGTCAGCCGAAAATCAAAAGAGCAACCAGATTCTCAGATTCAAATGCGCACTTCCTTGAGTAGTGCAGAAAGAATTACCTTGAAGATTGATCCAGTTAATTCTCAATCTCATTGGAAAACTTTTCCTTCGAAATTGGAGCAAACAACTAAGAAAGAGGCTTCTACTTCTGGGGCACAATTGGGGGCATTCCCAGTTGAAGGAGATTCTGGTCTTCAAGGAATAATGCTATGTAGGCAAACATCTTTTCCTGATCCAAGTAGGACCCATGGAAGCAGAATTGCAAGAAAATCCTCACGAGGAAATGACAATCTGGTTTCCTCAAGGACAGAGACTAATCAAAGCCTGGATGATTTTGACCCACCTTCTACTATTTCTGTTGAACAGATCCAGGCAATGAGACCATCAAAAGGAAATTATGAACTAAATGATGAGCTACAAGTGAAAGCTGACGAGTTGGAAAAACTTTTTGCTGCTCATAAGCTCAGGACCCATGGTGATCAGTTGGGTTCCTCTAGGAGAGGCAAGCCAGCTGATGTGCCTACGGTTGCTGAAAAGCAAAAAATGGATCCTCTTGCTGACCAATTGATAGACAAGAATAAAGTGATAGAAAACACAAGCAATGGAGGGGAAATGGAATTTGATGCCAATTTGCTGTTGAACATGGTAGATAATCTGGCTAGCATTAACAGTATGAATCAGAAGTTTGGTGGTCTCAGTCCATCAGTTGACTACAGAGGAAAATTTTACgagaaatatatgaaaaagagGGATGCAAAGCTGAGGGAAGAGTGGGGATTAAAAAAAgctcaaaaggaagcaaagatgaaGGCAATGCATGATAGCCTAGAACTTAGTCAAGCTGAAATGAGAGCCAAATTTGCAGTGGGCAGCAGACAGGATCTAACTCTTGCACATCTCCGTGCAGAGAAGCTGAGGTCATTTTGCAACCGTTCAAATGTGAAAAACAAAGATCAG ATAGTAGGTTCCTGCTGGGGAAAGGATGAAATAAACTCACAAGATATGGCTGAACATAAACTCTATGGTGATGGTTCATCTGTAAACCTTCATCCAGAAAAGCTCTCGTCACATAAAGCCTTATCTTCCATGACTTCTCAAACATCAGTGGCACAGTTTTCCAGCTCTTCTATCAAACATGCCTACTCTGATTCAATTGGGAAAAGGACCAAATCTGAAAATCTGCTTGCTCAGTCAGTTCCTAATTTGTCCAACGTCAGGAAGGAGAACACGAAGCCATTTGCAGGAGTGATTAATGCAAATAATCATGTAAAGTTCACAAATGCTCAAAACATAGGCATGAATGAAGAGACTAAATATGTCAAAGATGAGAGACCACACACAGCCTTGAAAAAAATTTCGGTTATTCCCAGTGAATTGCAGAATTTTTTCACTGTGGTAAATCAAAAACATTTCTTCGGAAGGGTAGTGGAGTAG
- the LOC120260327 gene encoding uncharacterized protein LOC120260327 isoform X5 codes for MSMNSDTQLDFAVFQLSPRRSRCELFISSDGKMEKIASGFFKPFASHLRVSEEQALQSIKLEVEKQRNAVHWFNKGTLERFVRFVSTPELLELANTFDAEMSQLEVARKIYSQGSGDQLTQTLGENEATTTATSDTTKKELLRAIDVRLAAVKQDLTMALARVSAAGFTLDNICELSSFAEHFSAHRLNEACKKLISLCQRRPELICNQHWPPSWKDWDDGNVRSSSGSDMSIDEPEAGVDIQIKQSHKPKNTRIPLEPTQQAAADPTPMFQGPQFVQQCLKQGEADKTVKVPPSNSAEPDRLAGGGPSKRLSVLDRINLFESKQKELSSTPNSSSSGPSSRNRVAVGKVELRRLSSDVSAEKSVLRRWSGASDMSIDLNNNNSSERKGTGSATGTSSSSINSQSQCDSEFQVKASGELKDTATTESSSGSQENEVGTSSSSSRMLQFVSLPRDRDQVVFKEQASDNAWMKQGGGKEQGDTKPQFGTSLGKADHDGLNDQIDASFQPKSLVNPVESVDLKHQATTILLEQGGKTEQEASQIPSKAISSATGHVGNEVPEGFSSLPKYFGTDPSGFRRREQSASVTLLKVSPRTKEVSRKSKEQPDSQIQMRTSLSSAERITLKIDPVNSQSHWKTFPSKLEQTTKKEASTSGAQLGAFPVEGDSGLQGIMLCRQTSFPDPSRTHGSRIARKSSRGNDNLVSSRTETNQSLDDFDPPSTISVEQIQAMRPSKGNYELNDELQVKADELEKLFAAHKLRTHGDQLGSSRRGKPADVPTVAEKQKMDPLADQLIDKNKVIENTSNGGEMEFDANLLLNMVDNLASINSMNQKFGGLSPSVDYRGKFYEKYMKKRDAKLREEWGLKKAQKEAKMKAMHDSLELSQAEMRAKFAVGSRQDLTLAHLRAEKLRSFCNRSNVKNKDQIVICSSTCSRFGNR; via the exons ATGTCAATGAATTCGGACACGCAGTTGGATTTTGCTGTGTTTCAACTATCTCCCAGACGCTCGCG GTGTGAATTGTTTATTTCAAGTGAtggaaagatggagaagattGCCTCTGGATTTTTCAAGCCATTTGCTAGCCATTTGAGAGTCTCAGAAGAGCAAGCACTGCAGTCAATCAAGCTTGAGGTTGAGAAGCAACGAAATGCAGTACATTGGTTCAATAAAGGAACTCTTGAAAG GTTTGTTCGATTTGTTAGTACTCCGGAGTTATTGGAGTTGGCCAATACATTTGATGCTGAGATGTCACAGTTGGAAGTAGCCAGGAAAATATACTCTCAG GGGAGTGGAGATCAGCTTACGCAGACATTGG GCGAAAATGAAGCAACCACTACAGCAACTTCGGATACTACAAA GAAGGAGCTTCTCCGAGCCATTGATGTGCGACTGGCTGCTGTCAAGCAGGACTTAACAATGGCCCTTGCTCGGGTATCAGCTGCTGGTTTCACGCTTGACAATATTTGTGAACTATCTTCCTTTGCAGAGCATTTCAGTGCACATCGCTTGAA TGAGGCATGCAAAAAGTTAATTTCCTTGTGCCAACGAAGGCCTGAGCTTATATGCAATCAGCATTGGCCTCCATCATGGAAGGATTGGGATGATGGGAATGTCCGTTCCTCTTCTGGCTCCGACATGTCAATTGATGAGCCTGAGGCTGGAGTAGACATCCAAATCAAACAATCACATAAGCCAAAGAACACCAGGATTCCATTGGAACCAACACAACAAGCTGCAGCTGACCCTACTCCTATGTTTCAAGGACCCCAATTTGTCCAGCAATGTCTTAAGCAAGGTGAAGCAGACAAAACAGTGAAGGTTCCACCTTCAAATTCTGCTGAGCCTGATCGGCTGGCTGGTGGCGGTCCATCAAAACGGCTTAGTGTGCTGGACCGTATCAACCTTTTTGAAAGTAAGCAGAAAGAACTATCATCAACTCCTAATAGTTCAAGCAGCGGACCAAGTAGCAGAAATCGGGTGGCAGTGGGGAAGGTGGAACTGAGGAGGCTCTCATCTGATGTGTCTGCGGAGAAGTCAGTGTTAAGGAGATGGAGTGGCGCTAGTGACATGAGCATTGACCTTAACAATAATAACAGCAGTGAGAGGAAGGGTACTGGCAGCGCTACAGGGACTTCCTCTTCATCTATCAATTCTCAGTCTCAATGTGATAGCGAATTTCAAGTGAAAGCATCTGGTGAGTTGAAGGACACTGCAACAACAGAGTCTTCCTCTGGTTCCCAAGAGAATGAAGTAGGCACTTCATCCTCTTCGTCACGAATGCTTCAATTTGTCTCTCTTCCTAGGGATAGAGATCAAGTCGTATTCAAGGAGCAGGCTAGCGACAATGCTTGGATGAAGCAAGGTGGGGGGAAGGAACAGGGAGATACAAAGCCCCAGTTTGGTACTTCTTTGGGCAAAGCAGACCATGATGGACTTAATGATCAAATTGATGCTTCATTTCAACCAAAATCTTTGGTGAACCCAGTGGAGAGTGTTGACCTGAAGCATCAGGCAACTACTATTTTACTGGAGCAAGGTGGGAAGACAGAGCAAGAAGCCTCACAGATTCCATCCAAAGCCATTTCATCTGCCACAGGGCATGTTGGAAATGAAGTACCTGAAGGTTTCAGTTCCCTACCAAAATATTTTGGTACCGATCCCAGTGGCTTCAGAAGGAGGGAGCAATCAGCCTCGGTGACCCTACTGAAAGTATCCCCACGAACAAAGGAAGTCAGCCGAAAATCAAAAGAGCAACCAGATTCTCAGATTCAAATGCGCACTTCCTTGAGTAGTGCAGAAAGAATTACCTTGAAGATTGATCCAGTTAATTCTCAATCTCATTGGAAAACTTTTCCTTCGAAATTGGAGCAAACAACTAAGAAAGAGGCTTCTACTTCTGGGGCACAATTGGGGGCATTCCCAGTTGAAGGAGATTCTGGTCTTCAAGGAATAATGCTATGTAGGCAAACATCTTTTCCTGATCCAAGTAGGACCCATGGAAGCAGAATTGCAAGAAAATCCTCACGAGGAAATGACAATCTGGTTTCCTCAAGGACAGAGACTAATCAAAGCCTGGATGATTTTGACCCACCTTCTACTATTTCTGTTGAACAGATCCAGGCAATGAGACCATCAAAAGGAAATTATGAACTAAATGATGAGCTACAAGTGAAAGCTGACGAGTTGGAAAAACTTTTTGCTGCTCATAAGCTCAGGACCCATGGTGATCAGTTGGGTTCCTCTAGGAGAGGCAAGCCAGCTGATGTGCCTACGGTTGCTGAAAAGCAAAAAATGGATCCTCTTGCTGACCAATTGATAGACAAGAATAAAGTGATAGAAAACACAAGCAATGGAGGGGAAATGGAATTTGATGCCAATTTGCTGTTGAACATGGTAGATAATCTGGCTAGCATTAACAGTATGAATCAGAAGTTTGGTGGTCTCAGTCCATCAGTTGACTACAGAGGAAAATTTTACgagaaatatatgaaaaagagGGATGCAAAGCTGAGGGAAGAGTGGGGATTAAAAAAAgctcaaaaggaagcaaagatgaaGGCAATGCATGATAGCCTAGAACTTAGTCAAGCTGAAATGAGAGCCAAATTTGCAGTGGGCAGCAGACAGGATCTAACTCTTGCACATCTCCGTGCAGAGAAGCTGAGGTCATTTTGCAACCGTTCAAATGTGAAAAACAAAGATCAG ATTGTCATTTGTAGTTCGACTTGTTCACGTTTTGGCAACAGATAG